Below is a genomic region from Thermodesulfobacteriota bacterium.
CCCCTCTTTGGCCGGCTTGGCCGCACTTTGTTCGGCCATGATATCCCTTTCAGCCAGTATCGCCATGAAAGGTGCGGCTATGTAGTCAAAGCTTCTTAGTAGCACTCCTATCAATAGAATGAAGTGTACGCCGACTTGGGGGAAGAGCGATAACATAACTCCGGTGAAGAGCAACATGGCAACGCCAATCATCAACTCGGTCTGAGCGGAGTTAAGAGCGGCTAAGCCTAATGGAAGGCTCTTAAACTTGTTCGTCCTCTGCCATGGGATTTGCTTGGTGAATAATCCCATTATGCTAGCCATTATGTAAGTGTGGTTAAGTGCCCTGCTGGCGACTAAGGCGCCGATGCTGTCCCTGAGCGAGCACTTCAAAAAGACCCGATATATGAGCAAAGATAACGCTAGAGTGCCCGTGAGCAATACGGAAGAGGAAATCCATAAGGCATTGGGTATGTGCACTACCTCTCCATGCATGGTCATCGATATGATCGCTGCTATTGCGACCGGTATCAGTAGAAAACCCAAACCAATATTCAAATAGCCTAACCCGTGATTAAGGTGGTGAATCTTTTGTAGAGGAGTAAGCGCCGAGGTCTTGGCAATAAGTTTTGGAAGGTAGAGCTTGATGTGACGCTTAAGCTCCTGGACTGGTCCATAGGTCCAGCGGAAGCGTTGCTTCTTATAGCCGTTAAAGGTTTCCGGTATAAGCCCGCGGCCAAAGGTAACGTTGGTATAGACAGAGGAATAACCGAGGGCATGGATACGGATGGACAACTCCGAGTCCTCGGTGGCACACCACTCGGCCCAGCCTCCGGCCTCTTCGAGCGCCTTCCGGCGAATTAAGCACATGGTCCCCACGGTGAGGGCGCAATCCCTCTCGTTCAGGCTGGGCATAGTAGTCTCGAAGAAGGATTTATACTCCCAATAGCACATTTTCTGGTAGGTACTGTTTTCCCATTCCCGGTAATCATGCGGGGTTTGCACGAATCCAATCTTAGGGTCCTCAAAGTATCCGACCAGGCGGTCTAGGAAATCCGGCTCGACCTGGTAGTCGCTATCGACGACGCCTATGATCTCGGCATCTGGTGCTGTATGTTTGAGGGCGAAGTTAAGCGCCCCGGCTTTTGCCCCCTGTAAGGGGTCGACATGGAAGAAGCGAAAACGCTCGCCGAGTTTACGGCAATGTTCCTCGACCGGCTTCCATAGATTGGGATCCTTGGTATTGTTATCGATTACTAAAACCTCGTAATTTGGATATCTAAGGTTGGAAATCGTATCTAGGGTTGCAATTACCACGTCCGGAGGTTCCGAATAAGCCGGCACCTGCAGACACACCTTGGGGTAATGCCGGAGCTTCCCCGGGGGCAACGGACTACGCGGCCTGCGCCAGGTTTTTCGGCAAAGCACTTCCCATTGTTCGAAGGTTGAAATTAGGCCGACAAAAACATTCAGGACTAGAAGAGGGTAACCCACGAGCATTAGAGCCCGGGTTATTGTGCTTACTTGGACGCTGAAGATAAACCATGTCCCCCAAGCCAAACTGAAAATAGCGAGTAACAAATTGGATGTTAACAAAAGCCTTCCGGCTACTGTAAAGTCCCTCAACAACCGGTGGGCAATGAGGCTGGCAACTAACCCCAGAGCCGACAAAGCGAGCACTTCCCCGCTTTGACCGGTGATAAGCCATGCACCAAGAGCGCTAACTAAGTTGACCTTAAGATAAGCTAAAATCCTGAAGTAATCCTGCCCTTGACCAAGAAGGTTTTGGGCTGTAATAAGCAAAACCGAGACGCCAAAAGAGAAAGCAGAAAAGACTAGACCGACTGTGACCAGGTCGCCAAAGTCAAACATATATAACCTCCGATTGATGAATCGTGTTTAAGGTGTAATGGGAAAAACCTATGCACGCCCGTATTCCTTGTTGAGATTACGTTTCTTAACGGCTACGTTTTCGGGATGAGTTCCTTATCAACCTTATTTAAGGGCTAATAGAGTTAGCAAAGCTCGTACCAGGTACTTCTGCAAGATTCTATTTTTTGAATATCTAATGTTTTCTCGGAATTATAAAAATAAGCAAGAAAATACATTAAGGGAAAGCTACGCTCCTCTGTGCAATATCACACAATTTACACAGTGCAGCCTTGCGCAAGAAATATAAATGGTATGGGCGGCTAAACCTTTTATTCCTAAAAAAGAGGGAAAGATGTAGTATAAATTCCACTTAAAACGGAATTGAACTGCCTGTTCCCGGTTATATATAATTGACCCTAAAATCTTTATCATTCAAAAGAGGAGGTTGATAATGAGACTAGAAGGTAAAACGGCGATAGTAACCGGCGGCGGAGAGGGAATTGGCAAAGCCACCGCGCTTCTCTTCTGCAAGGAAGGAGCTAGTGTAGGAATTATGGGAAGAACCAAATCAAAACTGGACGTGGTGGTAAAAGAAGCGGAGGGGCCGGGAGAGATCGTAGCCTACCCGGGTGACGTATCTCTAGAGAAAGACGTCAAGAAAGTGGTCGAGTCCTTCCATAAGAGATATGGGAAAATCGACATACTCTTCAATAACGCCGGGATCATGGAGCCGGGCACAGTCGTTACAACTTCAAACGACGTTTGGGACAGGACTATAGATATCAACGTCAAGGGGGTGTTCCTGATGAGCAAGTACGTGGTCCCCTATATGATAGAAAACGGCGGAGGCTCAATCATAAATAACTCATCCGTCCTGGGTATAGTGGGTATGGAAAACGCCGTGGCTTATAACGCCTCCAAGGGTGCGGTGAGGCAGATAACCAAAAGCATGGCGCTTGACCATGCCAAGCAGGGAATCCGGGTCAACTCGATTTGTCCCGGCTACATTAAAACCAAGATGGACGTGGAATTCATGGGTAATCCCCCCGATGCCGAGGAACAACTGGACAAGCTGGCTGCAAGCGTGGTCCCGATACCTAGGAGGGCGGAGCCGATCGAGGTTGCTTACCTGGTGCTCTACCTAGCAAGTGATGAATCAAAGTATGTAACCGGTTCCGACCTAGTGATAGACGGAGGATGGACAACGTATTAAGTCATCGAGGTTCCTCTAATAAAAACATGAACTCGATTGAGTCTTTGTAGGACTCCGTGAGCTACACCGAGCGATTATCCCTATTTATAGATGTCATTCCCGCGGAAGCGGGAATCCAGTCTAAATGTAGTGCAATGGATACCCGATAAAACTTGTCCCCGCATGTCCTAAACGGGGAGCGTTCGGGTATGACAGAATAGTCGAAGCTCGGCATAGTAGGGAACGCAGGTCTGCGTTCCTTACATCATTACTTAAAATACACAGGCACACGGCTCTGAGGAATTGGGATAAATGGAGTCCCGAAGGCTTACCCCCGTGATCAAATCCTCGTCCAACCCCATCTAAAACTCACCGCCTTCCCAGGTCTTGGGCTAACTCAACCAGATGCCCGTCGGGGTCTCGAACGTAGGCGGTACGCTGGCCCCAGGGACGGGTGGTCGGTTCCATGGCCGGGCAAGCACCCTTTGAGACCAGTTCTTCAAAAGCGGCATCTACATCAGGCACCTTGAAACCAATCTCAAAGCCGGGCGCATCATGGGGAGGAGGTTGAAGCGGCAAGCCGAGGGTTTTGGACATAGCGTTCCTGGTATAAAAGGCTAAACGTGTGGTTCCCGTATCCAGTTGAGCATATTCGCCTGCCCGATGTCCCAGGCGGAGCCCTAGGATTCCGGTATAGAATTGTAAGGCCCTGTCCAGGTCATCGACGATTAGGACTATATAATCTGGCTGGTTTAACTTCATTATCAGGTTCTTTGAAGCCCGAGGTTATTGAGGAAACTCTTGACCTTTGTGGAAAGCGAATCTCCGACCTTGACCTTAATATACAGGTCGCCCGGTTCTCCACCGTCTTTTCCCGGAGACCCCAGACCCTTTAGCCTCAATTTCTGGCCGTCTTTAATACCTGGGGGTATCTTCACTGCCAACTCTTTCTGTTTTCCGTTGTTCCTGTAGGAGTAAATAAGTTCCACCCCTCTTCTAGCTTGCTGGGGGGTGATGTGGATAACATCGTACATATTGGTGCCCTTTTCCGGAATCTTTATCCCGGTGATTTTCTTGAGCGCATACTCGGCCAGCTTACCCACCACGCCGGAGAAAATCGGTGATTTTAAGGAGCCACTAGCCCCGTCCGCCCGTTGCCGTACCCGGGGCCTGCCGGCGGAGTCGAAGACGAAGAAGCCGCGCACGGAGAAACCGGGTCCTCGAAATTCGAAGGTTTGGGATTTAGAACCGTAAAGGTCCCGGAAGATCTCATCCGCGTTTCTGAATCCGAATTTCTTGGCAAACTCGTCGAAGATGCGGTTTATGTCCGAGCCCCTGAAGATGTCATCCTCGTTGTAGGTTTGCCTGAAACGGTCATAACCGGAAGAGCCGTATTGGGTGTACAGGGCATCGTACTGTTTTCTCTTATAAGGGTCGCTCAAGACAGAATAAGCCTCGTTTATCTCCTTCATCCTATCGGAGGCGGATTTACGGTTGTTGTTCCTGTCCGGATGGTACTCAAAAGCGAGCTTACGGTAGGCCTCTTTTATCTGCTTTTGAGAAGCCTTACTGTCCACCCCTAGTATTTTGTAATAATCTTTCTGTTGCATGATTGAATCCTTTCGGTTTACCGTCCCCTACTTGCTTTACCTATACTAGCAGTAACGCTGTTTTGGCAACATTAGAGGCAATTAATCGGTTAATGCCATATATTATATCTGTAAGTGGCAGATTAGGACAATGCCCCTACATTCCTAAAACGTGATAATCACGATTTGATTTATCGAGATAAATTACATTTTTCCAATAAATTACCACAATCACTTTCAGCGGATGTAAGGTCTGCTCGTTCCTTCGTGGAATTTGCACTGAGATGCTCAGGACGGGCTCCGAGCCTGCCCTAAGTTTATCGAAGGGCAATCGAAGGATGAAGTCTCTTGAGGTGTTCATTCTTCGACGGTGCTCAGAATGAACGGTTGTTATTTCATTAATCATTTTAGCGGATATATATATATCCGCTCATTCCTTCGTTTTACTCAGGACAAGCTCTGAGCCGGGTCGAAGGATGGGTTACTGAGGTGTTTGCCCTTACACCCCTACTCAGAATAAACAGAGGGTTTTACTAGAAAAGACTATTAACAGACTAGAACGAACGTGAAGAATCTTAATAAAGTATCGACTCTCCGCGGAGTTTATTCCTTCGCTTCCTGAGGACAAGCTCTGAATGTAATAAAGGACTCAGAATGACAGTTAGACAAGTAAAAGTGCCCATTAGATGCGACTCGTTAGGCAGTGCCTGTTTGACTAAATCCTGTTATTACACTTTAAATACTATTTGTCCGATACCTTAAAATTACTTCAGGTATATTTTATAAGACTTGTTTCAGCGTCATGCTACGTGTTTTTACCTAGTCTAGAACAGGGCCGAGTCTTGAGTAAGAAGAAAACCCTTTTCTCTCTACTTATAAAATACAGGTATTCGGTAGTGGCCGGGCTCTTTGCGCTCACCATCGTGGACCTCTGCCAGCTTTCTATCCCACTCA
It encodes:
- a CDS encoding SDR family oxidoreductase; this translates as MRLEGKTAIVTGGGEGIGKATALLFCKEGASVGIMGRTKSKLDVVVKEAEGPGEIVAYPGDVSLEKDVKKVVESFHKRYGKIDILFNNAGIMEPGTVVTTSNDVWDRTIDINVKGVFLMSKYVVPYMIENGGGSIINNSSVLGIVGMENAVAYNASKGAVRQITKSMALDHAKQGIRVNSICPGYIKTKMDVEFMGNPPDAEEQLDKLAASVVPIPRRAEPIEVAYLVLYLASDESKYVTGSDLVIDGGWTTY
- a CDS encoding DnaJ domain-containing protein, translating into MQQKDYYKILGVDSKASQKQIKEAYRKLAFEYHPDRNNNRKSASDRMKEINEAYSVLSDPYKRKQYDALYTQYGSSGYDRFRQTYNEDDIFRGSDINRIFDEFAKKFGFRNADEIFRDLYGSKSQTFEFRGPGFSVRGFFVFDSAGRPRVRQRADGASGSLKSPIFSGVVGKLAEYALKKITGIKIPEKGTNMYDVIHITPQQARRGVELIYSYRNNGKQKELAVKIPPGIKDGQKLRLKGLGSPGKDGGEPGDLYIKVKVGDSLSTKVKSFLNNLGLQRT
- a CDS encoding glycosyltransferase — encoded protein: MFDFGDLVTVGLVFSAFSFGVSVLLITAQNLLGQGQDYFRILAYLKVNLVSALGAWLITGQSGEVLALSALGLVASLIAHRLLRDFTVAGRLLLTSNLLLAIFSLAWGTWFIFSVQVSTITRALMLVGYPLLVLNVFVGLISTFEQWEVLCRKTWRRPRSPLPPGKLRHYPKVCLQVPAYSEPPDVVIATLDTISNLRYPNYEVLVIDNNTKDPNLWKPVEEHCRKLGERFRFFHVDPLQGAKAGALNFALKHTAPDAEIIGVVDSDYQVEPDFLDRLVGYFEDPKIGFVQTPHDYREWENSTYQKMCYWEYKSFFETTMPSLNERDCALTVGTMCLIRRKALEEAGGWAEWCATEDSELSIRIHALGYSSVYTNVTFGRGLIPETFNGYKKQRFRWTYGPVQELKRHIKLYLPKLIAKTSALTPLQKIHHLNHGLGYLNIGLGFLLIPVAIAAIISMTMHGEVVHIPNALWISSSVLLTGTLALSLLIYRVFLKCSLRDSIGALVASRALNHTYIMASIMGLFTKQIPWQRTNKFKSLPLGLAALNSAQTELMIGVAMLLFTGVMLSLFPQVGVHFILLIGVLLRSFDYIAAPFMAILAERDIMAEQSAAKPAKEGTSGIGAKGLLPRQEGYSVHHR
- a CDS encoding VOC family protein, producing MKLNQPDYIVLIVDDLDRALQFYTGILGLRLGHRAGEYAQLDTGTTRLAFYTRNAMSKTLGLPLQPPPHDAPGFEIGFKVPDVDAAFEELVSKGACPAMEPTTRPWGQRTAYVRDPDGHLVELAQDLGRR